DNA from Sphingomonas psychrotolerans:
AACCATCTCGGCGACATCAGCCATGCCATCCAGCAGCATGCCGAGAAGCATCGCTACGGCGTGGTTCGCGATTTCTGCGGCCACGGTCTCGGCCAGATCTTCCACGATGCGCCCGAGGTGGTCCATGTCGGCCGCCCCGGCACCGGTCCCGAGCTGCGCCCGGGGATGTTCTTCACGGTCGAGCCGATGATCAACATCGGCCGTCCCGACGTGAAACTGCTCGACGATGGCTGGACGGCGGTGACGCGCGACCGCTCGCTCTCGGCGCAGTTCGAACATTCGATCGGCATCACCGAAACCGGCTGCGAGATCTTCACGACCAGCCCCACGGGCCTGCACAACCCGCCTTATTGAGGCGGGCCGGGGGCCTTGCCCTCGAATAAGGCAGCCGGGCCGCCGCTGCCCGTTTGACAGGCACTTGTTAAGCCTTGCGCGGCGTGCGACCCGAGGGGCATCCCCGACTCCGCCTCTGGCACGGTTGTTGCCAGACGCGCGCTAGGGGAACTGCCTCACTCCTTTGGGGGAACACGTGAAAAAGATCGAAGCGATCATCAAGCCGTTCAAGCTCGATGAAGTGAAGGAGGCGCTGCACGAAGTCGGCGTCAGCGGGATCACCGTCACCGAAGCCAAGGGCTTCGGCCGCCAGAAGGGCCATACCGAGCTCTATCGCGGCGCCGAATATGTGGTGGATTTCCTCCCCAAGGTGAAGCTCGAGGTAGTGGTCGACGACAGTCTCGCCGAGCGCGTCGTCGAGGCGATCGCCGCCGCGGCGCAGACGGGCCGGATCGGCGACGGCAAGATCTTCGTGATTCCCGTGGAGACCGCGCTGCGCATCCGCACCGGCGAGCGCAACGAGAACGCGATTTGACGCAGCGCAGCACTGTTATATTGCGACGCGCGCACAAGTAATTTTATTGCCCGATTCGGCGGGCAGACGAAAGAGAGCGAAAGGGCTTTTACGATGGCGAATTCGGCCAATGACATCCTGAAGATGGTGAAGGAGCACGAGATCGAGTGGATCGACCTCCGCTTCACCGATCCCAAGGGCAAGTGGCAGCACCTGACCATGGTCGCCAAGATC
Protein-coding regions in this window:
- a CDS encoding P-II family nitrogen regulator, producing MKKIEAIIKPFKLDEVKEALHEVGVSGITVTEAKGFGRQKGHTELYRGAEYVVDFLPKVKLEVVVDDSLAERVVEAIAAAAQTGRIGDGKIFVIPVETALRIRTGERNENAI